The DNA segment GAGCATCGCTTTTATGAACTTCTTCACCTTGGGACTCGCATCTTCACCAAACACATCGAAAAGGGTCGGTCTTATTTTCCCAATCTCGATGTTGTCTTTGCCAGTTTTCTCTTCGAGAACGTTGATGAAGCTCTCCATTGGCAGATACCTTGATTTGCCAACTTCGTATCTCGCTGTGATCTCAATCTTGTCTTGTTCTTCCTGAGATCTCCAGATCCCACAAAGCGCAAGAAACTTCATCAACACGCTATAAAAGAAGTTCCATATCTCGCGTTCGAAGAAGTAAGCTTTTGGTTCTTGGTTTCGGTTCTTATTGGTGCTCTCTCCGATATGCTCCTTCGCTCCATCGATGAGTCCACCACTGTGACAAGAATCTGATACGAACGTAAGCTTACATCCCGATGGAACTTGGTCCACTAAATCCCTGAAATCATCATCTGCATTGCAACACACAAGACGGTACACATTATTCTATCAATGTCCATTCAAAACAGAGTACTCTGTTTCTCTCTGTTTATGAACAGAGTTCTCTGTTTTTCCTTCAGAAACGGAGAACTAAATGTAAATGATCTGCTTACCAGGGATTGGATTCATGTCGCAAGGAACAATACACTCATCAAACCCCGTGTCATCCTCTTCCCCTTCTTCCAGTGGGACCCTCGTACCGTGTCCACTATAATGCACGAACAGAACATCACCGGGCTTAGCTGGCGTTATGAGTTCAGACAAGGCATTACGGATGTTTTTGCCTGTGGGTTGCGTGTAAGAATCGTCGGTGTCGATCAGCACCGTGATGTCTTTCTCGGAGAACCCGTACTGGTCAACGAGGCACTTGTGCATCCGGTGAACGTCGTTGACGCAGCCTTTTAGCTCTATCTTAGTCCCTGGGTAGTTGATCCCGATCAACACAGCTTTCTTCGCCATTGTTTTGTAATAACCTTCAAAGTTCTTTGCAAGGAAGAAAACTTTtgactagatctaatgatctggAGATCAAAGATTATCGTTAAAATATTCGTTGTTGGGTGTTGTTTAGTGGACTACATGTTTGTTTATTCAATTGCAAGTCTTTTTCACGTGGGTTGAACTATTTGGAAAATAATAGTATTAGCCAACGGACACGGTATTAAAAAGTCACGAGCTGTagtgattttcaaaaatattattttttggattattttTTTCCCGAcgacattaaaaatattattttttgtaattattattattttttattttattttaaaaacagaatataacttgacaatgtttattttataaaaaatatcgaatttaaaataatgaaatcttattAGTTGGTGAATCTAGATGTTTACCTAAAGGGTGAACCTAGATGTTCACCTAAgaagtgaacccaagaataagtcttttgaaaataaattttgaacataaattttcttttttttctttaacattAACTTTCCATAGAATTT comes from the Brassica napus cultivar Da-Ae chromosome A7, Da-Ae, whole genome shotgun sequence genome and includes:
- the LOC106353411 gene encoding metacaspase-7-like; this encodes MAKKAVLIGINYPGTKIELKGCVNDVHRMHKCLVDQYGFSEKDITVLIDTDDSYTQPTGKNIRNALSELITPAKPGDVLFVHYSGHGTRVPLEEGEEDDTGFDECIVPCDMNPIPDDDFRDLVDQVPSGCKLTFVSDSCHSGGLIDGAKEHIGESTNKNRNQEPKAYFFEREIWNFFYSVLMKFLALCGIWRSQEEQDKIEITARYEVGKSRYLPMESFINVLEEKTGKDNIEIGKIRPTLFDVFGEDASPKVKKFIKAMLTKLDQSGLVESGREIYRGGSSKGLVPDRGILLSGCQTDETSADVKKSGEAYGAFSNAIQMVLSEGGGEKDKITNRELVLRAREMLKEQGFTQRPGLYCNDRFVDAPFIC